A section of the Pseudanabaena mucicola str. Chao 1806 genome encodes:
- the aguB gene encoding N-carbamoylputrescine amidase gives MSSSKTVTIAVIQASLNADIATNVAKISDLVSKAAYQGAQIILPPELFEGSYFCREERDLFFSWAQPVENHPTIAHFQKLAQELNVVIPVSFFERSEQVYYNSLAMINANGALLGIYRKSHIPDGPGYEEKFYFRNGDTGFRVWNTTFGKIGVGICWDQWFPECARAMVLMGAEILLYPTAIGSEPEEPNLNTKDPWQRAMIGHAVSNVIPVAAANRIGLEGNQTFYGHSFIANHRGDKVAELNDTEEGVILAEFDLAQVKLNRASFGFFRDRRPDLYQVLLSP, from the coding sequence ATGTCATCATCTAAAACTGTCACGATCGCTGTTATTCAAGCATCTTTGAATGCAGATATCGCCACCAATGTTGCGAAAATTTCTGATTTGGTAAGCAAAGCTGCCTATCAAGGCGCACAAATAATTTTGCCACCTGAATTATTTGAAGGTTCTTATTTTTGTCGCGAGGAGCGCGATCTCTTTTTTAGTTGGGCTCAACCTGTAGAAAATCATCCGACGATTGCCCATTTCCAAAAACTAGCTCAGGAACTTAATGTCGTCATTCCTGTGTCATTTTTTGAGCGATCAGAACAAGTGTACTACAACAGTTTGGCGATGATAAATGCCAATGGAGCATTGCTAGGCATTTATCGCAAAAGTCATATTCCCGATGGTCCAGGGTACGAAGAAAAGTTTTATTTCCGTAATGGGGATACAGGCTTTAGGGTCTGGAATACGACCTTTGGTAAAATTGGTGTGGGGATCTGCTGGGATCAATGGTTTCCCGAATGTGCCAGAGCTATGGTACTCATGGGAGCAGAAATTTTGCTATATCCCACTGCGATTGGTTCAGAGCCAGAGGAACCTAATCTTAATACTAAAGATCCTTGGCAACGCGCCATGATCGGTCATGCCGTTAGTAATGTTATTCCTGTAGCTGCTGCAAATCGGATTGGGCTAGAGGGCAATCAAACTTTTTATGGTCATTCCTTTATTGCTAATCACCGTGGTGATAAGGTTGCCGAACTAAATGATACCGAAGAGGGTGTAATTCTAGCTGAATTTGATCTTGCTCAAGTAAAACTGAATCGTGCTTCCTTTGGTTTCTTTCGCGATCGCCGACCTGACTTATATCAAGTCTTACTATCACCATAA
- a CDS encoding DUF2997 domain-containing protein — protein sequence MSQYQRIEYLIGKDGKVVERAIDISGGECVAITAEIESNLGKVESRELLSNYYENSEQSLDHNEIVQSHYGHNNQQS from the coding sequence ATGTCGCAATATCAACGAATCGAGTACTTAATCGGGAAAGATGGCAAAGTCGTTGAGCGTGCGATTGACATATCTGGTGGTGAATGCGTCGCAATTACTGCTGAAATTGAGTCAAATTTGGGCAAAGTCGAATCTCGCGAATTATTATCTAATTATTACGAGAATTCTGAACAAAGTCTTGACCATAATGAGATTGTGCAATCTCATTATGGTCATAACAACCAACAGTCCTGA
- a CDS encoding PHP domain-containing protein has protein sequence MVTQTQLLISKSSAAGKLRKIFASVDAMSCPHRLNFHLHTVHSDGKMQAVELIQQAIALRLSDLAITDHHAIGGYYVAKQYLDSFASQVNEPVTLPTLWSGIEVNASLIFTEVHILGYGFDPKHGAMHPYLQGKTTAGLDYQAISVIKAIHSAGGLAVLAHPARYRRSPEDLIPAAAALGIDGVETYYGYDNSDPWKPSPRQTEEIRHLADIHGLMHTCGTDSHGFKISKRL, from the coding sequence ATGGTAACTCAAACTCAACTATTGATCTCAAAGTCGAGCGCAGCTGGTAAATTGCGAAAAATTTTTGCGTCTGTCGATGCTATGAGTTGTCCACATAGGCTGAACTTTCATCTACACACGGTACATTCCGATGGCAAGATGCAGGCTGTTGAGCTCATCCAGCAGGCGATCGCTTTGCGTCTATCCGATTTGGCAATTACCGATCACCATGCGATCGGTGGTTATTACGTTGCCAAACAATATCTTGATAGTTTTGCTAGCCAAGTCAATGAGCCAGTAACTCTCCCCACCCTTTGGTCAGGGATTGAAGTAAATGCCAGTTTGATTTTTACTGAAGTGCATATTCTTGGCTACGGCTTTGATCCTAAACATGGGGCAATGCACCCTTATTTACAAGGCAAAACCACAGCAGGGTTAGACTATCAAGCAATTAGTGTCATCAAAGCTATTCATTCGGCGGGGGGATTAGCGGTACTTGCCCATCCTGCCCGTTATCGGCGATCGCCTGAAGATCTAATTCCTGCTGCTGCCGCCTTGGGGATTGATGGTGTAGAAACCTACTATGGCTATGACAATAGCGATCCTTGGAAACCTAGCCCTAGGCAAACCGAAGAAATTCGCCATCTTGCAGATATTCACGGACTTATGCACACCTGTGGAACTGACTCTCATGGTTTTAAAATTAGTAAGAGACTTTAA
- a CDS encoding response regulator has protein sequence MLLTEQPVSASKNTVGCILVVEDEAIIQEAIALALREEGYNVFLAEDGYTALQIAKTAMRLDLVILDVMLPSINGLDFCRILRHEGNNVPVLMISAKGNESDRIVGLEVGADDYLSKPFGMRELVARCRALLRRSRRDFVATNATVYKFGDITMYPDECRVTINDLEINLSPKEFRLLDLFMSHPRRVWSREQLLEKVWGVDFVGDSKTVDVHIRWLREKIEIDPSDPKHIVTVRGFGYRLG, from the coding sequence ATGCTCTTAACAGAACAGCCTGTCTCAGCTTCTAAAAACACTGTTGGTTGTATCTTAGTAGTGGAAGATGAAGCGATTATTCAAGAGGCGATCGCTCTGGCTTTGCGAGAAGAAGGTTATAACGTTTTCCTTGCGGAAGATGGCTATACAGCTTTACAGATTGCCAAAACTGCGATGAGACTAGATTTGGTAATTTTAGATGTGATGTTGCCTTCCATAAATGGTTTAGATTTCTGTCGGATCTTGCGACATGAAGGTAACAATGTTCCTGTTTTGATGATTAGTGCCAAGGGAAATGAGTCTGATCGTATTGTGGGTTTAGAGGTAGGAGCCGATGACTATCTCAGTAAACCCTTTGGGATGCGTGAACTTGTCGCCCGTTGTCGAGCTTTACTTCGTCGCAGTCGTCGTGATTTTGTGGCAACCAATGCCACAGTGTATAAGTTTGGTGATATCACCATGTATCCCGATGAATGTCGAGTCACGATTAATGATTTAGAGATTAACCTTTCTCCTAAAGAATTTCGTCTGCTCGATTTGTTTATGAGTCACCCCCGTCGTGTTTGGTCACGGGAACAATTACTAGAAAAGGTCTGGGGAGTAGACTTTGTTGGTGATAGCAAAACTGTTGATGTGCATATTCGCTGGTTACGCGAAAAAATTGAAATTGATCCTAGCGACCCTAAACATATTGTCACTGTACGTGGATTTGGTTATCGTCTTGGCTAA
- a CDS encoding late competence development ComFB family protein encodes MLGYVNVLEEILVRETYRQIDELRPEIQSKIRVSEVLSYSLNRLPPLFVTSMSGWDYQYVYAVNELKPQILQLVRQGIKNVLSGDPLHDLTPLPDHLFTNSAGVLYQLSQILGRKYLRWRDVPALVEAIAMQSTFSTKIYNQAITQSDEETVLQDESYLSKHTQALLSSTKRFREKRIAKQKEQVSKQQSYESPSWSVEKKANDAAEMEHRALQCYILQAQLGLVNVLDHIVLRTMEKTMKPELYNQINRAEVAAYALNRLPPMYATSDRGFKQLRQKVVNEFSRELVAAVRTGAMKVLQASREDVVPIYAYQFDNEYRQAMQLLRKFFNREDISLDNIVSIVQDLLLTKCT; translated from the coding sequence ATGCTTGGATACGTCAACGTTTTGGAAGAAATTCTAGTCAGAGAAACCTATCGTCAAATTGACGAACTGCGACCAGAAATACAGTCTAAAATTAGAGTTTCAGAGGTGTTATCCTATTCTCTTAACCGTTTACCACCATTGTTTGTTACATCAATGAGTGGATGGGATTACCAGTATGTCTATGCTGTCAATGAGTTAAAACCTCAAATTTTACAATTAGTACGACAGGGCATAAAAAATGTCTTATCTGGTGATCCTCTTCATGATTTAACACCATTACCTGATCATCTATTTACCAATAGTGCAGGTGTACTTTATCAGCTAAGCCAAATTTTAGGACGCAAATACTTACGCTGGCGAGATGTTCCCGCCCTAGTTGAAGCAATTGCTATGCAATCTACCTTTTCAACCAAAATTTATAATCAAGCGATAACCCAATCAGATGAAGAAACTGTCTTACAGGATGAAAGTTATTTGAGTAAGCATACACAAGCATTACTTTCTAGTACAAAACGGTTTAGGGAAAAGCGCATAGCAAAGCAAAAAGAACAAGTATCTAAACAGCAATCATATGAAAGTCCTTCTTGGTCGGTTGAAAAGAAAGCCAATGATGCCGCAGAAATGGAACATAGGGCGCTACAATGTTATATTTTGCAAGCACAGTTAGGACTGGTTAATGTTTTAGATCACATTGTATTGCGTACTATGGAGAAAACTATGAAACCAGAGCTATACAATCAAATTAACCGAGCTGAGGTTGCAGCCTATGCCCTAAATCGATTACCTCCAATGTACGCAACTAGCGATCGCGGATTTAAGCAACTAAGGCAAAAAGTAGTAAATGAATTTTCCCGCGAATTAGTTGCTGCTGTGCGTACTGGGGCGATGAAGGTTTTACAGGCTTCTCGTGAGGATGTTGTGCCAATCTACGCCTATCAATTTGATAACGAATATAGACAAGCAATGCAGCTATTAAGAAAATTCTTTAACCGCGAAGATATTTCACTAGATAATATCGTATCAATTGTGCAGGATTTACTCTTAACTAAGTGTACCTAA
- a CDS encoding DUF29 domain-containing protein, with protein sequence METGLYETDFYGWTMQQSKLLALGKLDGLDIANLVEKIESLGKQKQQELSNQIGVMIGHFLKWQYQPQSRSPSWQVTIQLQRAETQDLLADNPSLKSYLDKALPRGFRFGLALVLSEPPIKKNLSPNECPYGFEQLLELSFPDDIDVEF encoded by the coding sequence ATGGAAACAGGTTTATATGAGACAGATTTTTATGGTTGGACAATGCAGCAGTCTAAACTTTTGGCGCTAGGTAAGTTAGATGGATTAGATATCGCTAACCTAGTTGAGAAAATTGAGTCTTTGGGCAAGCAAAAGCAACAAGAGTTATCTAATCAGATAGGAGTAATGATTGGACATTTTCTAAAATGGCAATACCAACCTCAAAGCCGATCGCCTAGTTGGCAAGTAACAATTCAGTTACAGAGAGCAGAAACTCAGGATTTGTTAGCAGATAATCCGAGCCTCAAATCCTATTTAGATAAAGCTTTGCCTAGAGGTTTTCGCTTCGGATTAGCATTAGTTTTGAGTGAGCCACCAATTAAGAAAAATCTATCGCCTAATGAATGTCCCTATGGCTTTGAGCAGTTGCTGGAATTGAGCTTTCCTGATGATATTGATGTGGAGTTTTAA
- a CDS encoding S-layer homology domain-containing protein codes for MKFTFRLILGLITCSLTACQGSNLGNSLEGAIAPANPNSDSSPKAINEQSKPVPSASPTVTPSKSAEPVTTPPPSSSPSLIPNFSDRPNLQTGKNESLSNQMVAIALQALPNSSNTKNPNSLKTFFYINFANVPPQTEGFSDIEQAPVALRPWIKDLNKLGTITAKTGLQFQPNHLVSRREYARWLLQTNNRLYKNQPSRQIRLAQPNDTASFTDIPNNHPDFTIIQGLANAGLIATGERFRPNDPLLREELVQWKIPLDLRQSLPNATWDSIRQTWGFKDSDLISENALGAIFADAQLRDLSNIRRSFGFTTLLQPQKPVTRAEAAATLWYFGTEIDGISANKVIELDR; via the coding sequence ATGAAGTTCACATTTCGATTAATTCTAGGACTAATTACTTGTTCCCTTACTGCTTGCCAAGGGTCAAATCTTGGCAATTCCTTAGAAGGGGCGATCGCTCCAGCAAACCCTAACAGTGACTCTAGCCCTAAAGCGATTAATGAACAAAGTAAACCTGTTCCCTCGGCAAGTCCAACTGTAACCCCCAGTAAATCAGCTGAGCCTGTAACTACTCCACCTCCTTCTAGCTCGCCAAGCTTGATTCCAAACTTTAGTGATCGCCCAAATTTACAAACTGGTAAAAATGAAAGTTTGTCTAATCAAATGGTAGCGATCGCTTTACAAGCATTACCTAATTCTTCAAACACCAAAAATCCTAATTCTCTCAAAACTTTTTTTTACATCAATTTTGCTAATGTCCCACCTCAAACTGAGGGATTTAGTGATATCGAGCAAGCTCCCGTTGCCTTAAGACCTTGGATCAAAGATCTCAATAAATTAGGGACGATTACTGCAAAAACAGGACTTCAGTTCCAGCCGAATCATTTAGTCTCAAGACGGGAATATGCTAGATGGCTACTGCAAACGAATAATCGCCTTTATAAAAATCAACCAAGTCGCCAGATTCGTCTCGCGCAACCCAATGACACGGCAAGTTTTACGGATATTCCAAATAATCATCCTGACTTTACCATCATTCAAGGCTTAGCAAATGCAGGGCTAATTGCTACAGGCGAACGCTTTCGTCCTAATGATCCCCTCCTGCGCGAAGAATTGGTGCAATGGAAAATCCCCCTTGATCTCCGACAGTCTTTGCCTAATGCTACATGGGATAGTATTAGGCAAACATGGGGCTTTAAAGATAGCGATCTCATTAGTGAAAATGCTTTGGGTGCGATTTTTGCCGATGCTCAATTGCGGGATCTGTCTAACATTCGCCGTAGCTTTGGATTTACCACATTATTACAACCTCAAAAGCCTGTCACTCGTGCTGAAGCTGCTGCTACTCTCTGGTATTTTGGCACAGAGATTGATGGTATCTCAGCGAACAAAGTCATAGAACTTGATCGCTAG
- a CDS encoding metallophosphoesterase family protein, with protein sequence MTRFVFGDIHGQFDGLMKLLDFIKYRTSDKLFFLGDLIDRGDRSADVVRWVMENGHISLRGNHEQMCLDAFESREGSLIWKGWLLNGGTNTLESYGKEGLPLEHLKWMQQLPLYLDLGDSWLVHAGLNPNIPLELQGAAEFCWIREEFHSSTEPFFDNKIIITGHTITFVFPGVKPGNLVLGKGWLDIDTGAYHPKSGWLSALDLDSAMVYQCNTFTNELRSNPLAEITTVIEPMPMRSQRRSDLKRSNVPKRLWSWVSR encoded by the coding sequence TTGACTCGATTTGTATTTGGCGATATTCATGGTCAATTCGATGGCTTAATGAAGCTTTTAGACTTTATTAAGTACAGAACAAGCGATAAATTATTTTTTCTTGGCGACTTAATTGATCGTGGTGATCGTAGTGCTGATGTTGTGCGTTGGGTAATGGAAAATGGTCACATTTCTCTCAGGGGGAACCATGAACAAATGTGTCTTGATGCCTTTGAGAGTAGAGAAGGTTCACTGATTTGGAAAGGTTGGTTGCTTAATGGGGGAACAAATACATTGGAAAGCTATGGCAAGGAAGGCTTACCCTTAGAGCATTTAAAGTGGATGCAGCAATTGCCACTTTATCTAGATCTAGGTGATTCTTGGTTAGTCCATGCGGGGCTTAATCCTAATATTCCTCTTGAGTTACAAGGTGCTGCTGAGTTTTGTTGGATTCGTGAGGAATTTCACAGTTCTACTGAGCCTTTTTTTGATAACAAAATCATTATTACAGGACATACGATTACCTTTGTTTTTCCAGGGGTAAAACCTGGAAACTTAGTTTTAGGTAAAGGATGGTTGGATATAGATACTGGAGCTTATCATCCAAAAAGTGGTTGGCTATCAGCATTGGATCTTGACTCGGCAATGGTTTACCAATGTAATACCTTTACCAATGAATTAAGATCAAATCCATTGGCAGAAATTACAACTGTAATTGAACCAATGCCAATGCGATCGCAAAGAAGATCAGATCTGAAAAGGTCTAACGTACCAAAACGCCTGTGGTCTTGGGTATCGCGATGA
- a CDS encoding hydroxysqualene dehydroxylase, with product MIDKPKVTVVGAGWAGLGATYQLTKQGYDVTLLEAGAQAGGLVAGWKTAGGRSVEAGIHGFWYPYRNIFSLVKELELDPFTPWTRSAQYSPAGLEVESPIFQDLPRLPSPLGTFAYTQFKRLPLSDRLSALPLMYAVVDFDNSDEAWKRYDGITARELFRQYGVSERLYRESFEPMLLVGLFAPGEQCSAAAALGMLYYFILAHQADFDVVWCRGTVGEKIFKPWCDRITNLGGKILTNKRVSDLRVDDSGKVTGVICDSETFDTDAVIFSVGISGMQKIVSNSAALQKRREFRNLMNLGAIDVLAVRLWCDRKINIPRPSNACFGFDATTGWTFFDLNALHDEYTGETGSVIEVDFYHANQFLPLDNQEIVTIVQEYLATCLQEFKNAKVVDSSVIRLPRAVTHFAPGSYQHLLRPITSYPNLYMSGDWIITNHGSWSQEKAYVTGLEAANLVIQQFSHGNMAQILPIEADEPHIRIARSLNQNLRNLAKSLIPSFS from the coding sequence ATGATAGATAAACCAAAAGTAACAGTTGTTGGTGCAGGTTGGGCTGGTTTAGGTGCAACCTATCAACTGACTAAGCAGGGCTATGATGTGACCTTACTAGAAGCAGGAGCGCAAGCAGGGGGCTTAGTCGCAGGTTGGAAAACCGCAGGGGGGCGATCAGTTGAAGCAGGTATTCATGGCTTTTGGTATCCCTATCGCAATATTTTTTCTTTAGTCAAAGAGCTAGAGCTTGATCCCTTCACACCTTGGACACGATCAGCACAATATTCTCCCGCAGGCTTAGAAGTGGAGTCACCAATTTTTCAAGACTTGCCGCGATTGCCTTCGCCTCTTGGTACTTTTGCCTATACCCAATTTAAGAGATTACCTCTTAGCGATCGCCTGTCAGCATTACCGCTCATGTATGCAGTGGTGGACTTTGACAATTCCGATGAGGCATGGAAACGCTACGACGGGATTACTGCACGCGAATTATTTCGTCAGTATGGTGTATCGGAGCGGTTATATCGTGAATCTTTTGAGCCAATGCTATTAGTCGGATTATTTGCCCCAGGGGAGCAATGCTCGGCGGCGGCGGCTTTAGGAATGTTGTACTACTTCATCTTGGCGCATCAAGCAGATTTTGATGTAGTCTGGTGTCGTGGCACGGTGGGCGAAAAAATCTTTAAACCTTGGTGCGATCGCATTACTAATTTAGGTGGCAAAATCCTCACTAATAAAAGGGTTAGCGATTTGCGTGTCGATGATTCAGGTAAAGTCACAGGCGTAATTTGTGATTCCGAAACCTTTGATACTGATGCCGTGATTTTCTCAGTGGGCATTTCAGGAATGCAGAAAATTGTCTCAAATAGTGCAGCTTTGCAAAAACGTCGTGAATTTCGCAACTTAATGAATTTAGGGGCGATCGATGTCTTAGCCGTTCGCCTATGGTGCGATCGCAAAATTAATATCCCCCGTCCTTCAAATGCCTGCTTTGGGTTTGATGCAACTACTGGCTGGACATTCTTTGATCTCAATGCTCTCCATGATGAATATACGGGCGAAACGGGATCGGTAATCGAAGTGGATTTTTATCACGCAAACCAATTCTTGCCCCTTGACAACCAAGAAATCGTAACAATTGTTCAAGAATATCTGGCTACTTGTTTGCAAGAATTCAAGAATGCAAAAGTTGTTGATAGCAGTGTCATTCGGTTGCCTCGTGCAGTGACCCACTTCGCCCCTGGAAGTTATCAGCATCTGTTGCGTCCTATTACTAGTTACCCGAACCTGTATATGAGTGGCGACTGGATTATTACGAATCATGGTTCATGGTCACAGGAAAAAGCCTACGTCACAGGTTTAGAAGCAGCTAATTTAGTGATACAACAATTTAGTCACGGAAATATGGCTCAAATCCTCCCAATTGAAGCAGATGAACCTCACATCCGAATAGCGCGATCACTCAATCAAAACCTAAGAAATCTGGCAAAATCTCTGATTCCTAGCTTTTCTTAG
- a CDS encoding IS66 family transposase has protein sequence MMFKLSVKSLSKLSDRFMDAMDILPNFDGISVHDGLSSYAQYDCKHALCNAHHLRELTFIVERYQQPWAELMLSLLVEIKDQIGVAKTDGLSALPSEKSADFERRYQELIDQGLKANPPPPIDPDIPPRKGRLKQSPAKNLLDRLQKNQSAVLAFMYDFRVPFDNNQAERDLRMMKLKQKVSGTFRSLEGAQMFCRIRGYISTLRKQGVNVLASLKQVFLGNHFFPNLQPE, from the coding sequence ATGATGTTTAAACTTTCTGTTAAGTCTTTAAGCAAACTGAGCGACCGCTTCATGGATGCGATGGATATTCTGCCCAACTTTGACGGTATCAGTGTCCATGATGGTTTATCTAGTTATGCCCAATATGATTGTAAACATGCTTTGTGCAATGCACATCATCTACGGGAATTGACGTTTATCGTTGAACGTTACCAACAGCCATGGGCAGAGTTGATGCTCTCGTTATTGGTTGAAATCAAAGACCAGATAGGAGTTGCCAAAACTGATGGACTCAGCGCTTTACCCTCAGAAAAATCAGCAGATTTTGAGCGACGTTATCAGGAACTAATTGACCAAGGACTTAAAGCTAATCCGCCGCCTCCCATAGATCCAGATATCCCACCAAGGAAAGGTCGTCTTAAACAAAGTCCAGCCAAGAACTTACTCGACCGTCTTCAAAAAAATCAATCGGCTGTTTTAGCTTTTATGTATGATTTTCGTGTTCCTTTTGATAACAATCAGGCGGAACGTGATTTACGTATGATGAAACTCAAACAGAAAGTATCTGGCACTTTTCGCTCTCTTGAGGGCGCTCAAATGTTCTGTCGCATTCGTGGCTATATTTCGACTCTCAGAAAGCAAGGTGTTAATGTTCTGGCGTCTCTCAAACAAGTGTTTCTTGGAAACCATTTCTTCCCAAATCTCCAGCCTGAGTAG
- the yidD gene encoding membrane protein insertion efficiency factor YidD, producing MKKLIILLIQFYRLFISPLFPPRCRFQPTCSQYTLTAIDRFGLIKGGRLAVKRICSCHPWNMGGYDPVPELLQTKD from the coding sequence ATGAAAAAACTTATCATTTTATTGATTCAGTTTTATCGATTATTTATTTCGCCTTTGTTTCCACCGAGGTGTCGATTTCAGCCAACATGTTCGCAATATACCTTAACTGCAATTGATCGCTTTGGCTTAATTAAAGGCGGTAGGCTAGCTGTAAAGAGAATTTGTAGTTGTCATCCTTGGAATATGGGTGGTTATGATCCAGTACCTGAATTACTCCAAACCAAAGATTAA
- the truB gene encoding tRNA pseudouridine(55) synthase TruB, which yields MFNGFISINKPPIITAHDCVSNLRKLLKQKKIGHGGTLDPMATGVLPIAVGNATRLLRFLPEGKAYNAKIRFGIVTNTDDITGEILSDRPCPNLTLTEVVKYLTLFQGKITQRPPAFSAIQVNGKRLYELARRGEINESDIPMREVEITEIKVLGWTEGLYPELDVAISCGSGTYIRSIARDLGEKLSYGATLSSLRRTYSNGFALEASLTFEQVAELMRSQSLKVLAPDHGLHFLPEVLIDVDQTKRWCMGQTIKDGFALTVNSLEESAKLETHNYVRTYTEDHQFLGVSEAIGSDLQPIVVLHPIN from the coding sequence ATGTTCAATGGATTTATAAGTATCAACAAACCGCCTATAATTACAGCCCATGACTGTGTGAGTAATTTACGAAAGCTGCTCAAACAGAAAAAAATTGGTCATGGAGGTACGCTCGATCCCATGGCTACAGGAGTTTTACCGATCGCAGTTGGCAATGCGACTAGGCTTTTACGATTTCTACCTGAAGGGAAAGCTTATAACGCCAAAATTCGCTTTGGAATTGTGACTAATACTGATGACATTACGGGTGAGATACTTAGCGATCGCCCTTGTCCAAATTTAACTCTTACTGAAGTTGTGAAATATCTAACTCTTTTTCAAGGCAAAATTACGCAGCGCCCACCTGCTTTTAGCGCGATTCAGGTTAATGGGAAGCGCCTGTATGAACTCGCCCGAAGAGGTGAAATTAATGAATCAGATATTCCCATGCGTGAGGTGGAAATTACAGAAATTAAGGTGTTAGGCTGGACTGAGGGACTCTATCCAGAATTAGATGTGGCGATTTCCTGTGGTTCAGGAACCTATATTCGCTCCATTGCCAGAGATTTAGGAGAGAAGCTCAGTTATGGAGCGACTTTATCCTCACTAAGACGCACTTATAGTAACGGGTTTGCCTTAGAAGCGAGTTTGACCTTTGAACAAGTTGCTGAACTTATGCGATCGCAAAGCCTCAAAGTTCTCGCCCCCGATCATGGTTTGCACTTTTTACCCGAAGTTTTGATCGATGTCGATCAGACAAAACGTTGGTGCATGGGACAAACAATTAAGGATGGATTTGCTCTCACCGTTAACTCCCTTGAAGAATCAGCAAAACTAGAAACTCATAATTACGTCCGTACCTATACTGAAGATCATCAATTTCTTGGTGTAAGCGAGGCGATCGGCTCCGATCTCCAACCAATCGTAGTTTTACACCCCATTAATTAG